A single region of the Drosophila takahashii strain IR98-3 E-12201 chromosome 2R, DtakHiC1v2, whole genome shotgun sequence genome encodes:
- the LOC138912135 gene encoding uncharacterized protein, which produces MVTVARHKEKRWVALFTCLTTRAIHLELAHDLSTDSCIIAIRNFVCRRGPVYKLRSDNGKNFVGADREARRFGDVFEPERIQGELSGRGIEWVFNCPINPSEGGVWERMVQCVKRVLRHTLKEVAPRDHVLESFLIEAENIVNSRPLTHLPVDADQEAPLTPNDLLRGVANLPDTPGGDVELPKECATRKQWRIARLLRDRFWKRWVLEYLPTLVRREKWCRRTEPIRQGDMVFVCNPALPRKEWCKGIIEEVYHGVDGVIRRARVRVNDNGLSRIMMRPV; this is translated from the coding sequence ATGGTAACTGTGGCTCGACACAAGGAGAAGCGATGGGTAGCCCTGTTCACGTGCTTGACGACCAGGGCGATACATCTGGAGTTGGCGCATGACCTGTCGACGGATTCCTGCATAATTGCGATCAGGAATTTCGTCTGCCGTAGAGGGCCAGTGTACAAGCTGCGCAGTGATAACGGCAAGAACTTCGTGGGAGCTGACAGGGAAGCCCGACGATTTGGTGATGTGTTCGAGCCGGAAAGAATTCAAGGAGAGCTCTCTGGCAGAGGCATCGAGTGGGTTTTTAACTGCCCAATAAACCCATCTGAAGGAGGAGTCTGGGAGCGAATGGTGCAGTGCGTCAAGAGGGTCCTGCGCCACACACTGAAAGAGGTGGCGCCGCGGGATCACGTACTGGAGAGTTTCCTGATCGAGGCGGAGAACATAGTCAATTCGCGTCCGCTCACCCACTTGCCGGTGGATGCGGACCAGGAGGCGCCTCTGACGCCAAATGATCTACTCAGAGGAGTAGCCAACTTGCCAGACACGCCTGGCGGAGACGTGGAGCTGCCCAAGGAGTGCGCTACACGGAAGCAATGGAGGATAGCCCGGCTACTGAGGGACCGTTTCTGGAAGAGGTGGGTCTTGGAGTACCTGCCTACACTTGTGCGCCGCGAGAAGTGGTGCCGGAGGACGGAGCCGATTCGCCAGGGTGACATGGTCTTCGTTTGCAATCCAGCCTTGCCCCGAAAAGAGTGGTGCAAGGGAATCATCGAGGAGGTCTATCATGGAGTGGATGGAGTCATCAGACGCGCTAGAGTGCGCGTGAACGACAACGGCCTATCTAGGATTATGATGCGTCCCGTCTGA
- the LOC138912137 gene encoding uncharacterized protein: MEIQYTAPYTPQQNPTERANCTIKTMVAQYIQDKQKTWDELLPELNLAINSSVSDSTVFSPAFIIQGREPRLPGALYDEVTPGPSHVPRSPVAKAELLRDVYKVVQTNTQRASMEQRKHYDLRRRAWRPTLGSLVFAKQHHLSRAATLLQNMAAGDFPDWRHLVRCVEEAIGPCPGQYTEPSDPAATLEEAPQRGQDASSPDHVMESDEASVMDDFAGHVWRIQDNGPSAVLESPNEVILRYADGKGSVSATTSPTPPLETIEPTNEEDLRATLDLPPDGEMPALVPIDTPGEDSVMELVRHTSAHCPSRGRPPAHVRELGRGNGKGRTIFESGKW; the protein is encoded by the exons ATGGAGATCCAGTATACGGCACCCTATACTCCGCAGCAGAACCCGACAGAGCGGGCAAATTGCACCATTAAAACTATGGTCGCCCAGTATATCCAGGATAAACAGAAGACGTGGGACGAACTGCTCCCTGAGCTGAACCTGGCTATAAACAGCAGCGTTTCTGACTCCACTGTATTCAGCCCGGCGTTCATTATACAAGGCAGAGAGCCAAGACTCCCAGGGGCCTTGTACGACGAAGTCACGCCGGGACCAAGCCATGTTCCAAGATCACCCGTCGCGAAAGCGGAGTTGCTGCGCGACGTGTATAAGGTGGTCCAAACAAACACTCAGCGAGCTTCGATGGAGCAGCGAAAGCATTACGACCTCAGACGGCGCGCGTGGAGACCAACTTTGGGATCGCTGGTCTTCGCAAAGCAGCATCACTTGTCCAGGGCTGCAACTTTGCTGCAAA ACATGGCAGCAGGCGACTTCCCCGACTGGAGGCACCTGGTGAGGTGCGTGGAGGAGGCCATTGGGCCGTGCCCTGGCCAGTACACCGAGCCAAGTGACCCCGCCGCTACACTAGAAGAAGCCCCCCAACGTGGCCAAGACGCATCCAGCCCGGACCACGTAATGGAGTCTGACGAGGCTTCAGTCATGGACGATTTCGCGGGCCATGTATGGCGCATCCAGGACAACGGACCCAGCGCAGTCCTGGAGAGTCCTAACGAGGTCATACTCAGATACGCGGATGGGAAGGGCAGCGTCTCGGCTACTACATCGCCGACACCCCCCTTGGAGACGATCGAGCCCACCAACGAGGAGGACCTGCGTGCCACCCTGGACCTGCCACCGGATGGCGAGATGCCCGCCCTCGTTCCAATCGACACCCCCGGAGAGGATTCGGTGATGGAACTAGTCCGCCACACCTCAGCCCATTGCCCATCCCGAGGCCGACCTCCGGCTCATGTTCGCGAGCTGGGCCGAGGAAATGGAAAGGGGAGGACCATCTTCGAGAGCGGGAAATGGTAG
- the LOC138912136 gene encoding uncharacterized protein produces the protein MHHSPRRSNRLNEEQVTPVSTSAGQTPGSSGAGNKPAKKKVVATTAPLIPSQTTAITVTASQPGSVVTTVGGTAPGQFRPPPVLDLLERIAALEKELENVRARNNFSRRRRRGTAHVAPPSWSGPALIASSSHHPPYCATSTAQAAHGFAPLGVSIQNIMTPTSIAGSYACMTPNGNYMPRKLPDLPVFGGQPEDWPIFYCAFTETTQAYNCTDLENNQRLLKALKDEARETVKSLLIHPRNVSAVVEQLRFRYGRPERLIRSQLSGIREVPPISEHNLAKIVPFATRVSNLTAFLQSAKADQHLGNPTLMEDLVAKLPTSKRVEWARHAATITPFPTIVHFSAWLTEYANVVCTIVDVEGKEPRRRLLHASIDHDQGDQQGRPRSCPICGGQHAVRDCREFIGASPPDRWRYVRRHRLCFTCLQSGHMTRSCNSHGECQFNGCRQRHHSMLHQADSQRRRSPQQGSDRRYNEGNQQSAVSRRTQNGGTPQPAETPVERNLSCVDAEGGRLLFRILPVTLYGAGRRVDTYALLDEGSSVTMIDDELRRDLGVQGERRQLNIQWFGGRATRQPTNVVSLQISGLGKQVRHALRSVYSVPDLSLPMQTLHRRDVQGVHKDARLPMRPYSNVVPKLLIGLDHGHLGLPLRTRRFARQGPYAAATELGWVVFGPVSGQSISPSPMSCLLTVPTDDTVQRMVEDYFDIENFGVKLAPPVAGSDDVRAQRILEDTTVKVGPRYQTGLLWKDDHIVLPPSYDMAYKRLVNVEKKMKRNGQFAQAYSRIIKDYVSKGYARRLEPNEVAVESDRLWYLPHFGVENPNKPGKIRLVFDAAAKAKGTSLNSALDKGPQHFKPLPAVLFHFREGAVGVCGDIKEMFHQVLIRPEDRLFQRFLWRDGNDNRDPDVYEMNVMTFGAACSPSAAHYVKTVNAKQFEHSDPRAVKAIIDCHYVDDYVDSFATESEAISVSTRVKEIHAKAGFELCQFLSSSPVVETALGPPGHVRCVGWGESEQKILGMYWQAATDCFKFNVKYHRTPSSVVNGERVPTKREFLSLVMSTFDPLGFLCCLMITAKLLLREIWRQKVQWDEPLPDEINKAIVNWRKEMDAVGQFQCPRHYFGRGLVRGIELHVFVDASQSAFAAVAYWRVSYEDDDVLVSFVCAKTKCAPMRTMSIPRLELQAAVLGTRLMDAVRLEHSVAINDIVLWSDSKTVLRWIGSTHRRYKQFVGNRVAEILESTKVTQWRWVPTADNAADDATRSQCHVDLSQQSRWLSGPAFLRQPAGSWPQPEPGVERDLDINDVEEVSSEFALVAANDFCISFQRFSSYTRLLRTTAWVLRFTRRCRRQRSELEEYGLTAAECDAAENLLVRQAQREAFPDEMRATEDCKAVANGSDIRGLMPYIDERGVLRAYGRVDAALCMPYSARRPIILSHRHSLTEMIVYHFHDKMKHQNVDATIAEIRMRFWVTKLRRVLRKVTSACNVCKLQRARPVPPMMGSLPEDRLEANGWPFKNTGLDYFGPLMVTVARHKEKRWVALFTCLTTRAIHLELAHDLSTDSCIIAIRNFVCRRGPVYKLRSVNGKNFVGADREARRFGDVFEPERIQGELSGRGIEWVFNCPINPSEGGVWERMVQCVKRVLRHTLKEVAPRDHVLESFLIEAENIVNSRPLTHLPVDADQEAPLTPNDDWIILGH, from the exons ATGCATCATTCCCCCAGACGAAGTAACCGGTTGAACGAGGAGCAGGTCACTCCTGTATCAACTAGTGCGGGTCAGACACCCGGGAGCAGTGGCGCGGGAAATAAGCCGGCTAAGAAGAAGGTAGTAGCTACTACGGCGCCGCTGATTCCTAGCCAAACCACTGCGATCACCGTGACAGCCTCCCAGCCTGGGAGTGTTGTTACCACGGTTGGAGGCACCGCACCAGGACAGTTCCGGCCACCTCCAGTGTTGGATCTCTTGGAGAGAATCGCAGCGTTGGAGAAGGAGCTGGAAAACGTGAGAGCTCGCAACAACTTTAGTCGGCGAAGGCGGCGTGG TACGGCACATGTGGCGCCGCCATCTTGGAGCGGGCCAGCACTGATAGCAAGTAGCAGTCATCACCCCCCATACTGTGCAACAAGTACGGCGCAGGCAGCGCATGGGTTTGCACCGCTGGGTGTGAGCATCCAGAACATCATGACGCCGACGTCAATAGCTGGATCTTACGCCTGTATGACGCCGAATGGGAACTACATGCCACGCAAGCTTCCTGATCTGCCAGTATTTGGTGGTCAGCCAGAGGACTGGCCGATCTTCTATTGTGCGTTTACCGAGACAACTCAAGCGTACAACTGCACGGATTTGGAGAACAACCAACGCTTGCTGAAGGCGCTGAAGGATGAGGCACGTGAGACCGTCAAGTCTCTCCTGATCCATCCAAGGAATGTCAGCGCTGTGGTAGAGCAGCTGCGCTTTAGGTATGGCCGACCGGAGCGACTTATTCGCAGCCAGCTGAGTGGTATTCGAGAGGTGCCCCCCATTTCGGAGCACAACCTGGCGAAGATTGTACCCTTCGCAACCCGTGTGAGTAACCTCACAGCCTTCTTGCAGTCAGCGAAGGCAGATCAGCATTTGGGGAATCCAACACTAATGGAAGACCTTGTGGCCAAGCTCCCTACCAGCAAGCGTGTGGAGTGGGCAAGGCATGCTGCGACGATTACACCCTTCCCAACCATTGTGCATTTCAGTGCTTGGTTGACGGAGTACGCGAATGTAGTGTGTACTATCGTGGACGTCGAAGGGAAAGAACCGAGGCGTCGATTGCTGCACGCAAGCATCGACCATGACCAAGGCGATCAACAGGGTCGCCCCAGAAGTTGTCCAATTTGTGGAGGACAACATGCAGTCAGGGACTGCAGAGAATTCATTGGAGCTTCGCCGCCGGACAGGTGGAGATATGTGAGAAGGCATCGATTATGCTTTACTTGCCTACAAAGTGGTCACATGACTAGATCCTGCAACTCGCATGGTGAGTGTCAATTTAATGGATGCCGGCAGAGGCATCACAGCATGCTGCATCAGGCGGACAGCCAACGCAGAAGATCGCCGCAACAAGGCAGCGATAGAAGGTACAACGAGGGAAACCAGCAGTCAGCAGTTTCCAGGCGTACCCAGAACGGAGGAACTCCGCAGCCAGCGGAGACTCCCGTAGAGAGGAATTTAAGCTGTGTCGACGCAGAAGGAGGCCGTCTACTGTTCCGTATATTACCAGTCACACTGTACGGGGCTGGTCGACGAGTGGATACGTACGCACTCCTGGATGAGGGATCGTCCGTAACGATGATCGACGACGAGCTACGGAGAGACCTTGGGGTTCAAGGTGAGCGCCGACAACTTAATATACAGTGGTTTGGAGGTAGAGCAACCAGACAGCCTACCAACGTCGTGAGTCTGCAAATCAGTGGATTGGGCAAGCAAGTTCGCCATGCGTTGCGAAGCGTGTATTCCGTTCCGGATCTGAGCTTGCCGATGCAGACCCTACACCGACGAGATGTTCAAGGCGTGCATAAGGACGCACGACTGCCGATGAGACCCTACAGCAACGTGGTGCCAAAGTTGCTGATTGGGCTTGATCACGGACACTTGGGATTGCCACTACGAACGCGACGGTTTGCCAGACAGGGACCGTATGCGGCCGCAACCGAGCTGGGCTGGGTTGTCTTTGGGCCCGTAAGTGGACAATCAATTTCGCCATCACCGATGTCCTGCCTTTTAACCGTGCCAACAGATGACACAGTTCAGAGGATGGTGGAGGACTACTTCGATATTGAGAACTTTGGTGTGAAGCTCGCGCCACCAGTCGCAGGCAGCGATGATGTGCGGGCACAAAGGATACTCGAAGACACGACGGTGAAAGTGGGCCCACGTTACCAGACAGGTTTACTATGGAAGGACGACCACATTGTGCTGCCACCAAGCTATGACATGGCGTACAAGCGGTTGGTCAATGTCGAGAAGAAGATGAAGCGGAACGGTCAGTTCGCGCAGGCCTACAGCAGGATCATCAAGGATTACGTGTCTAAAGGATACGCTCGACGATTGGAGCCCAACGAGGTCGCGGTAGAAAGCGACAGGCTATGGTATTTGCCTCACTTTGGAGTCGAAAACCCGAATAAGCCAGGCAAGATTCGATTGGTTTTCGACGCTGCGGCCAAGGCTAAAGGAACATCGCTAAACTCGGCGCTGGACAAGGGACCGCAACATTTCAAACCGTTGCCAGCCGTACTCTTTCACTTTAGAGAAGGAGCCGTCGGAGTTTGTGGGGACATCAAGGAAATGTTCCACCAAGTTCTGATCCGACCCGAGGATAGACTTTTCCAACGCTTCCTGTGGAGAGATGGCAACGACAACAGGGATCCTGATGTCTACGAGATGAACGTGATGACCTTCGGAGCAGCCTGCTCGCCAAGTGCTGCGCATTACGTGAAGACTGTGAATGCCAAACAGTTTGAGCATTCGGATCCGAGAGCAGTCAAGGCCATCATCGATTGTCATTATGTGGATGACTATGTGGACAGCTTTGCTACCGAGAGCGAAGCCATCAGCGTATCTACCCGAGTGAAGGAGATACATGCGAAAGCTGGATTCGAGTTATGCCAGTTTTTATCCAGTTCACCCGTTGTGGAGACAGCATTGGGTCCACCAGGACACGTGAGGTGCGTCGGATGGGGTGAGTCTGAACAGAAAATTCTGGGAATGTATTGGCAGGCAGCCACGGATTGCTTCAAGTTTAACGTGAAGTATCATCGAACTCCGAGTAGCGTAGTAAACGGAGAACGAGTCCCTACCAAGAGGGAGTTTTTGAGCTTGGTTATGTCTACGTTTGATCCTCTGGGATTTCTTTGCTGTCTCATGATAACAGCCAAGTTGCTGTTGCGAGAGATCTGGAGGCAGAAAGTGCAGTGGGATGAACCACTACCGGATGAGATCAACAAAGCCATTGTGAATTGGCGTAAAGAGATGGACGCCGTGGGACAGTTCCAATGTCCTCGCCATTATTTTGGGCGCGGACTTGTACGGGGAATAGAGTTGCACGTCTTCGTGGATGCGAGCCAATCAGCCTTCGCGGCAGTGGCCTACTGGAGGGTCTCTTATGAGGACGATGACGTGCTAGTGAGCTTTGTATGTGCCAAAACAAAGTGCGCTCCGATGCGAACAATGTCAATCCCACGGCTGGAGCTGCAGGCAGCAGTTCTTGGAACAAGACTGATGGACGCTGTCAGGCTGGAACACAGCGTGGCCATCAATGATATTGTGCTATGGTCGGACTCCAAGACGGTGCTTCGATGGATCGGCAGCACACATCGCCGTTACAAACAGTTTGTCGGTAATCGTGTGGCCGAAATCTTGGAGTCGACGAAGGTAACCCAATGGAGATGGGTGCCAACAGCCGACAATGCGGCGGATGATGCAACGCGTTCGCAATGCCACGTGGACCTCAGTCAGCAGTCACGATGGCTAAGCGGACCGGCGTTTTTGAGGCAGCCAGCGGGTAGCTGGCCACAGCCTGAACCTGGAGTTGAACGAGATCTGGATATAAACGACGTCGAGGAAGTCTCAAGTGAGTTTGCGCTGGTCGCCGCAAACGACTTTTGTATTTCATTTCAGAGATTCTCGAGCTACACTCGGCTACTCAGGACCACAGCCTGGGTCTTAAGGTTTACGCGCCGGTGTCGTAGACAAAGGAGCGAGCTCGAGGAATATGGACTTACCGCAGCAGAGTGTGATGCGGCGGAGAACCTGTTGGTCAGACAGGCGCAACGAGAGGCATTTCCCGATGAGATGCGGGCGACAGAGGATTGCAAGGCCGTCGCCAATGGAAGCGACATTCGAGGGCTGATGCCCTACATAGATGAACGCGGCGTTCTACGAGCCTACGGTAGAGTGGATGCCGCACTGTGCATGCCGTACAGTGCGAGGAGGCCAATAATCCTGTCACATCGACACAGTCTTACGGAGATGATTGTGTACCATTTTCACGACAAGATGAAGCATCAGAATGTGGATGCGACGATTGCTGAGATCCGGATGAGATTCTGGGTCACGAAGCTGAGGCGAGTCCTACGGAAGGTGACCTCAGCATGTAACGTGTGTAAGTTACAACGAGCGCGGCCGGTGCCGCCGATGATGGGATCCCTCCCGGAGGATCGCTTGGAGGCCAACGGATGGCCGTTTAAGAACACTGGACTGGATTATTTTGGGCCATTAATGGTAACTGTGGCTCGACACAAGGAGAAGCGATGGGTAGCCCTGTTCACGTGCTTGACGACCAGGGCGATACATCTGGAGTTGGCGCATGACCTGTCGACGGATTCCTGCATAATTGCGATCAGGAATTTCGTCTGCCGTAGAGGGCCAGTGTACAAGCTGCGCAGTGTTAACGGCAAGAACTTCGTGGGAGCTGACAGGGAAGCCCGACGATTTGGTGATGTGTTCGAGCCGGAAAGAATTCAAGGAGAGCTCTCTGGCAGAGGCATCGAGTGGGTTTTTAACTGCCCAATAAACCCATCTGAAGGAGGAGTCTGGGAGCGAATGGTGCAGTGCGTCAAGAGGGTCCTGCGCCACACACTGAAAGAGGTGGCGCCGCGGGATCACGTACTGGAGAGTTTCCTGATCGAGGCGGAGAACATAGTCAATTCGCGTCCGCTCACCCACTTGCCGGTGGATGCGGACCAGGAGGCGCCTCTGACGCCAAATGATGACTGGATTATTTTGGGCCATTAA